The following proteins are co-located in the Actinomycetes bacterium genome:
- a CDS encoding helical backbone metal receptor: protein WVTAVVPVWRRPWQVLGSDTFAGDMLAHLGVGNVFGREAERYPKVSPALMRERHPGLLVLPDEPFRFTLDDRPDELADIPVALLSGRHLTWYGPSLVSARSVLEQQLMDAHVLVGAR, encoded by the coding sequence CGTGGGTGACCGCCGTGGTGCCCGTGTGGCGTCGTCCCTGGCAGGTGCTGGGCAGCGACACGTTCGCCGGCGACATGCTCGCGCACCTGGGGGTCGGCAACGTGTTCGGCCGGGAGGCCGAGCGCTACCCCAAGGTGTCTCCCGCGCTGATGCGGGAGCGCCATCCGGGGCTGCTGGTGCTGCCCGACGAGCCGTTCCGGTTCACTCTCGACGACCGGCCGGACGAGCTGGCCGACATCCCGGTCGCGCTGCTGTCCGGGCGGCACCTCACCTGGTACGGGCCGTCGCTCGTCAGTGCTCGCAGCGTCCTGGAGCAGCAGCTCATGGACGCCCATGTGCTCGTCGGCGCCCGGTAG
- the panB gene encoding 3-methyl-2-oxobutanoate hydroxymethyltransferase: MSVPAPGSGELPSLYGGAGERRLTIRDLATAKQRGERWPMITAYDTFAAAIFDRAGIPVLLVGDSAANVVLGHDTTVPITVDELLPMVRAVVRSTRRALVVADLPFGSYEASAEQALQTAVRFLKEGGAQAVKLEGGQRVLPQVEAMVNAGIPVMAHLGLTPQSVNAFGGYRVQGRGEAGERLLRDAKALEHAGAFAVVLEVVPAELAERVTATVSIPTIGIGAGAATDAQVLVWQDLMGLNEHPPKFVRPYADLRTMMTDAVQAWAGDVVSGAFPDADHSYQ; this comes from the coding sequence ATGTCCGTGCCTGCCCCCGGCTCAGGCGAGCTGCCGAGCCTCTACGGCGGCGCCGGTGAGCGTCGTCTCACGATCCGCGACCTGGCCACCGCGAAGCAACGCGGCGAGCGCTGGCCGATGATCACCGCCTATGACACCTTCGCCGCCGCGATCTTCGACCGGGCCGGCATCCCCGTCCTGCTCGTCGGGGACTCCGCGGCCAACGTGGTGCTGGGTCACGACACTACCGTGCCGATCACCGTCGACGAGCTGCTGCCCATGGTGCGCGCCGTTGTGCGCAGCACCCGCCGCGCGCTCGTGGTGGCCGACCTGCCGTTCGGCAGCTACGAGGCCTCGGCCGAGCAGGCACTGCAGACCGCCGTCCGGTTCCTCAAGGAGGGCGGCGCGCAGGCGGTCAAGCTCGAGGGCGGCCAGCGGGTGCTCCCCCAGGTGGAGGCGATGGTCAACGCGGGTATCCCGGTCATGGCGCACCTCGGGCTGACTCCCCAGTCGGTCAACGCGTTCGGCGGCTACCGGGTGCAGGGCCGCGGCGAGGCCGGCGAGCGGCTGCTGCGCGACGCCAAGGCGCTCGAGCACGCCGGCGCCTTCGCCGTCGTCCTCGAGGTCGTCCCGGCCGAGCTGGCCGAACGAGTCACCGCCACCGTGTCGATCCCGACCATCGGCATCGGGGCCGGCGCGGCCACGGACGCGCAGGTGCTGGTCTGGCAGGACCTTATGGGCCTCAACGAGCACCCACCGAAGTTCGTGCGGCCCTACGCCGACCTGCGCACGATGATGACCGACGCGGTGCAGGCCTGGGCCGGCGACGTCGTGTCCGGGGCGTTCCCGGACGCCGACCACTCCTACCAGTGA
- a CDS encoding MFS transporter yields the protein MHVDPTASAPAASRSHRKDWIPTEEGHPRRWAILGVLLVSLLVVVLDNTVLNIALPTIQKDLNASQGGLVWAVDSYILVFAALLFSWGVLGDMYGRRRVLLIGLVVFGAGSAICAFSVNIGMLIAFRAVMGVGGAAIMAVSLAIITVVFPRHERGRAIGLWAGAVGGAVALGPVIGGLLLQHPAWSSWLTGNDWGSVFLINVPIVLLGLVGVARLVPETRNPHPQALDVPGLLISFVGLVSLVYGIIRASEVLSWTSPSVLIPIAAGVLILGVFLFMEARSDHRSFDVSLFRNRGYAVSLTAVSLAFFAMSGITFSLPFYLQVLRGYDTLQAGLFFLPFAVGQLTSAPRSAALVARFGYRPVMTTGLLVVAMAQAFLVRLSLDTPEWQLLVLFFFFGLGMGSVIAPASTVMQNVLPLARVGAGSAVQNTVRQVFGAFGVAIVGTLLATKYAANLGNTLAPLPPAAQDAAKQSVVATQDVLGLAVHAGLPAPQAAAMRNASFDAFLSASHMTTALSATIVLLAAIVVGFMLPKIAPPQRAHHGADEVPEPAIAVEA from the coding sequence GTGCACGTCGACCCCACTGCCTCTGCCCCGGCCGCGAGCCGGTCGCACCGCAAGGACTGGATCCCGACTGAGGAGGGGCACCCCAGGCGCTGGGCCATCCTCGGCGTGCTGCTGGTCAGCCTGCTCGTCGTCGTGCTGGACAACACGGTCCTGAACATCGCGCTGCCCACCATCCAGAAGGACCTCAACGCCTCCCAGGGCGGCCTGGTCTGGGCGGTCGACTCCTACATCCTGGTCTTCGCCGCGCTGTTGTTCAGCTGGGGCGTGCTCGGCGACATGTACGGCCGGCGCCGGGTGCTGCTGATCGGGCTGGTCGTGTTCGGTGCCGGGTCCGCGATCTGCGCGTTCAGCGTGAACATCGGGATGCTCATCGCGTTCCGGGCCGTCATGGGCGTGGGCGGCGCGGCGATCATGGCGGTCAGCCTGGCGATCATCACCGTGGTCTTCCCGCGGCACGAGCGCGGCCGGGCCATCGGCCTGTGGGCCGGCGCGGTCGGCGGTGCCGTGGCCCTCGGCCCGGTGATCGGTGGTCTGCTGCTGCAGCACCCGGCGTGGTCCTCGTGGCTGACCGGTAACGACTGGGGCTCGGTCTTCCTGATCAACGTGCCGATCGTGCTGCTGGGCCTGGTTGGCGTCGCCCGGCTGGTCCCCGAGACCCGCAACCCGCACCCGCAGGCGCTGGACGTGCCCGGGTTGCTGATCTCGTTCGTCGGCCTGGTGTCGCTGGTCTACGGGATCATCCGGGCGTCGGAGGTGCTGTCCTGGACCTCGCCATCGGTGCTGATCCCCATCGCTGCGGGCGTGTTGATCCTCGGAGTGTTCCTCTTCATGGAGGCCCGCAGCGATCACCGGTCGTTCGACGTCTCGCTGTTCCGCAACCGCGGGTATGCGGTCAGCCTCACCGCGGTCAGCCTGGCGTTCTTCGCGATGAGCGGCATCACGTTCTCGTTGCCCTTCTACCTGCAGGTGCTGCGCGGCTACGACACGTTGCAGGCCGGCCTGTTCTTCCTTCCGTTCGCCGTCGGCCAGCTGACCTCGGCGCCTCGCAGCGCCGCGCTCGTCGCCCGGTTCGGTTACCGGCCGGTCATGACGACGGGGCTGCTGGTGGTCGCCATGGCGCAGGCGTTCCTGGTGCGGCTGTCGCTGGACACCCCGGAGTGGCAGCTGCTGGTGCTGTTCTTCTTCTTCGGGCTGGGCATGGGCAGTGTGATCGCGCCGGCGTCCACCGTGATGCAGAACGTCTTGCCGCTGGCTCGGGTGGGGGCCGGCTCCGCCGTCCAGAACACGGTTCGGCAGGTGTTCGGCGCGTTCGGCGTCGCCATCGTCGGCACCCTGCTGGCGACCAAGTACGCCGCCAACCTTGGCAACACGCTGGCGCCCCTGCCCCCAGCGGCCCAGGACGCGGCCAAGCAGTCGGTCGTGGCGACCCAGGACGTGCTCGGGCTGGCCGTGCACGCCGGCCTGCCCGCCCCGCAGGCCGCGGCCATGCGCAACGCCTCGTTCGACGCGTTCCTCAGCGCGTCGCACATGACGACGGCCCTGTCCGCGACCATCGTGCTGCTGGCCGCGATCGTCGTGGGGTTCATGCTGCCCAAGATCGCGCCGCCGCAGCGGGCTCACCACGGAGCCGACGAGGTACCCGAGCCCGCGATCGCCGTGGAGGCCTGA
- a CDS encoding TetR/AcrR family transcriptional regulator gives MVTARHPQLRRLHGTDAPHRGGRPRSAEADQAIVDATLDLIAEEGINALSVEAVAVRAGVGKATIYRRWPCKEALVEAALGRMNDSLSPAPVEGPLRDRLVVLVDEIRCKSGETHGGRILPRMLAYGASHPELFEMFYRQVITPRRARFQAVLTDAIASGELPPDTDVDLAVTLLAAPMLYLNMMQSAAGAPEPRTSESLVDSVLQGLRPR, from the coding sequence ATGGTCACGGCACGGCACCCCCAGCTGCGTCGGCTGCACGGCACGGACGCGCCGCACCGCGGTGGTCGCCCGCGCAGCGCCGAGGCCGACCAGGCCATCGTGGACGCCACCCTCGACCTGATCGCGGAGGAGGGCATCAACGCGCTGTCGGTCGAGGCCGTCGCGGTCCGGGCGGGCGTGGGCAAGGCCACCATCTACCGGCGGTGGCCGTGCAAGGAGGCCCTGGTCGAGGCGGCGCTCGGCCGGATGAACGACAGCCTGTCACCGGCCCCGGTCGAGGGCCCGCTGCGGGACCGGCTGGTCGTGCTCGTGGACGAGATCCGCTGCAAGAGTGGGGAGACGCACGGGGGCCGGATCCTGCCGCGGATGCTCGCCTACGGGGCCAGCCACCCCGAGCTGTTCGAGATGTTCTACCGACAGGTCATCACCCCTCGGCGGGCCCGGTTCCAGGCCGTGCTGACGGACGCCATCGCCAGTGGCGAGCTGCCGCCGGACACCGACGTCGACCTGGCGGTGACGCTGCTGGCCGCGCCGATGCTCTACCTCAACATGATGCAGTCAGCGGCCGGGGCGCCCGAGCCCAGGACCTCTGAGTCCCTGGTCGACAGCGTGCTCCAGGGCCTGCGCCCCCGCTGA